Proteins encoded by one window of Emticicia oligotrophica DSM 17448:
- a CDS encoding riboflavin synthase, whose amino-acid sequence MFTGIVESLAQVTDIQANGTNLTFTFESNIAHELKVDQSVSHNGVCLTVEQLVENTYQYKVTAIDETLKKTNLGKLQIGDKVNLERCMPASGRFDGHIVQGHVDQTGICTSIEDQNGSWLISFEYDESSNNITVEKGSICVNGVSLTVVNSKDNGFSVAIIPYTWEHTNFHQLKEGSIINLEFDILGKYMQKIMSRK is encoded by the coding sequence ATGTTTACAGGAATCGTAGAATCACTAGCACAAGTGACAGATATTCAAGCTAATGGCACAAACTTAACATTTACTTTTGAGTCAAATATTGCTCATGAACTTAAAGTTGACCAAAGTGTATCGCACAATGGTGTTTGTCTTACGGTGGAACAGCTAGTTGAAAACACTTACCAATATAAAGTTACAGCCATTGACGAAACCTTAAAAAAAACCAATTTAGGGAAACTTCAAATCGGCGATAAAGTAAATTTAGAACGATGTATGCCAGCCAGTGGCCGATTTGATGGGCATATTGTTCAAGGGCACGTTGACCAAACGGGTATTTGTACTTCTATTGAAGACCAAAATGGAAGTTGGTTAATTTCGTTTGAATACGATGAATCTTCCAATAACATCACCGTTGAAAAAGGCTCAATTTGTGTTAATGGTGTAAGTTTGACAGTTGTTAACTCTAAAGATAATGGTTTTAGTGTAGCTATTATTCCATATACTTGGGAGCATACAAACTTTCATCAATTAAAAGAAGGGAGTATCATCAATTTAGAATTTGATATTCTTGGAAAATATATGCAGAAAATTATGTCTAGAAAATGA
- a CDS encoding DUF1684 domain-containing protein codes for MFKNKLFLLIIILGIIGIVFYSLSGSENYIENVKKLREEFVENLRKEKDSPIANLQDFSGLKYFEPDKNFIVNAEFKSVTSDEKGMILMTDSTQSEIKRAGNVTFQLEGKTFTVALFDEGEILMLPFRDLTNDKETYGGGRYINIPKEKLQGSSIEIDFNNAHNFYCAYNENFICPIPPKENFIGVEIRAGEKKYKD; via the coding sequence ATGTTTAAAAACAAGCTATTTTTATTAATTATTATACTTGGTATTATTGGTATTGTATTCTACTCATTGAGCGGTTCAGAGAATTATATTGAAAATGTGAAGAAGCTACGAGAAGAATTTGTAGAAAATTTGAGAAAAGAAAAAGATTCGCCAATTGCTAATCTTCAAGATTTTTCGGGATTGAAATATTTTGAACCAGATAAAAATTTTATTGTAAATGCAGAATTCAAATCGGTAACTTCTGACGAAAAAGGAATGATTTTAATGACTGATAGTACTCAATCAGAAATTAAACGTGCGGGAAATGTAACATTCCAACTTGAGGGAAAAACTTTTACGGTTGCACTTTTTGATGAAGGTGAAATACTTATGTTACCGTTTCGGGATTTAACTAATGACAAGGAAACTTATGGTGGAGGTAGATATATAAATATTCCCAAAGAAAAACTTCAAGGCAGTTCTATAGAAATAGATTTCAATAATGCACATAACTTTTATTGTGCTTATAATGAGAACTTTATTTGTCCGATTCCGCCAAAAGAAAATTTTATTGGTGTAGAGATTAGGGCTGGAGAGAAGAAATATAAGGATTGA
- a CDS encoding zinc-dependent metalloprotease — MKKHFIQTLTLLIFSSFAFAQELKTIEAFTAGMEKKEGFLTFYWNAKESKIWLEIDKFDTELLYYPSLAQGIGSNDIGLDRGRLGQEHVVKFQRTGNKVLMIEPNYAYRAISNDPLERKAVEESFAKSVHFGFEIKAESNGKVLVDLTPFLMQDAVGAIQDIARTKQGNYRLDVSKSSIYLPHSKAFPKNTEFECIITLTGENAGQFLREVVPTPSIVTMYQHHSFVELPDLTKNEFKAREFDPRIGYGGIEYFDYATPISEPISKRYISRHRLKKKDPTSMISEAVQPIVYYMDPGAPEPIRSALMEGAAWWNQAYEAAGYKDAFQVKLLPPDADPMDIRYNLIQWVHRSTRGWSYGASIIDPRTGEILKGKVTLGSLRVRQDFLIAQGFLGNYETDSSMVKEITKMSLDRLKQLAAHEVGHTLGLPHNYISSTAGRASVMDYPHPLIDYANGKFDLSRAYAMGIGDYDKASIIWGYQDFPSTVNEKVELEKIVQNTIRKGLRFLTDQDARPEGSVSPNTHLWDNGADATTELKRVMELRRIALQNFNEKKITKTTPMANLEEVLVPMYMFHRFQTEATAKALGGIDYNFALRGDGQLVLEPVSAAKQREAFNALMSTLTPQFLAVPEHIIKLIPPRAFRYDPNPRETFKRHTGLAFDPMAPAEAAAGLTLRLILNPERCARLASQRGALRGDLPTFSEITKEMNKRLWKKAEIIENMSYYSQIDRMVATQYLDYLMKLANSKEATIEVRMNAYAAIEDIKVWLSGKLSDGGGFARLTLLKIKQFEENPEAVIPSTPLTPPDGQPIESGYDWLGTECEW; from the coding sequence ATGAAAAAACACTTCATTCAAACCCTAACATTACTCATTTTTAGCTCTTTTGCTTTTGCACAAGAGCTAAAAACTATTGAGGCGTTTACTGCCGGAATGGAAAAAAAAGAAGGTTTCCTAACTTTTTATTGGAATGCTAAGGAAAGTAAAATTTGGCTCGAAATAGATAAGTTCGATACAGAGTTACTGTATTATCCTTCTTTAGCTCAAGGAATTGGTTCTAATGACATTGGGCTTGACCGTGGACGATTAGGCCAAGAACATGTGGTAAAATTCCAAAGAACTGGTAATAAAGTTCTGATGATTGAGCCTAATTATGCTTATCGTGCAATATCAAACGACCCACTTGAACGTAAAGCAGTAGAAGAGTCGTTCGCTAAATCAGTACATTTTGGATTTGAAATTAAAGCCGAAAGCAATGGAAAAGTTTTGGTTGATTTAACACCCTTCTTAATGCAAGATGCGGTAGGGGCCATCCAAGATATTGCGAGAACTAAACAAGGAAATTATCGCCTTGATGTTTCTAAAAGCTCTATTTATTTGCCACATTCTAAGGCATTTCCTAAAAATACCGAGTTTGAATGTATCATTACGCTTACGGGTGAAAATGCTGGGCAATTTCTTAGAGAAGTTGTGCCAACGCCTTCAATTGTTACGATGTACCAACATCATTCTTTTGTAGAATTGCCTGATTTAACAAAGAATGAATTCAAAGCTCGTGAGTTTGACCCAAGAATTGGTTATGGTGGAATAGAGTATTTTGATTATGCTACTCCAATTAGTGAACCTATTTCAAAAAGATATATTTCACGCCACCGTTTAAAGAAAAAAGACCCAACCTCAATGATTAGCGAGGCGGTTCAGCCGATTGTTTACTATATGGACCCTGGTGCTCCCGAGCCTATTCGTTCAGCATTGATGGAAGGGGCTGCTTGGTGGAATCAAGCTTACGAAGCCGCTGGTTATAAGGATGCTTTTCAAGTAAAATTATTGCCACCCGATGCCGACCCTATGGATATTCGTTATAATTTGATTCAATGGGTGCATAGAAGTACACGTGGTTGGTCTTATGGTGCAAGTATTATTGACCCTCGTACAGGTGAAATATTAAAAGGCAAAGTAACTTTAGGTTCATTGCGTGTTCGTCAAGATTTTTTAATTGCTCAAGGATTTTTAGGCAACTATGAGACCGATTCTTCGATGGTAAAAGAAATTACCAAAATGTCGCTTGACCGATTGAAACAATTGGCTGCCCATGAAGTTGGGCATACTTTGGGCTTACCTCATAATTATATTTCAAGTACTGCTGGTCGAGCTTCTGTAATGGACTACCCGCATCCGTTGATTGATTATGCCAATGGTAAGTTTGATTTATCGCGTGCTTATGCGATGGGAATTGGTGATTATGATAAAGCATCTATTATTTGGGGTTATCAGGATTTCCCTTCTACGGTTAATGAAAAGGTAGAATTGGAGAAAATTGTTCAAAATACTATTCGAAAAGGTTTACGTTTCTTAACAGACCAAGATGCTCGTCCAGAAGGCTCAGTGAGCCCTAATACCCATTTGTGGGATAATGGAGCTGATGCAACTACCGAGTTAAAGCGAGTGATGGAATTACGTAGAATTGCATTACAGAATTTTAATGAGAAAAAAATAACCAAAACTACGCCAATGGCCAATTTAGAAGAGGTATTGGTGCCAATGTATATGTTCCACCGTTTTCAAACGGAAGCTACTGCTAAAGCTTTAGGTGGTATTGATTATAATTTTGCTCTTCGTGGCGATGGACAATTAGTGTTGGAGCCAGTATCGGCTGCCAAGCAAAGAGAAGCATTTAATGCTTTGATGTCAACGCTTACCCCACAATTTTTAGCAGTTCCTGAGCACATCATAAAATTGATTCCTCCGAGAGCATTTAGATATGATCCTAATCCAAGAGAGACTTTTAAACGTCATACGGGCTTAGCTTTTGACCCAATGGCTCCTGCTGAAGCCGCGGCTGGTTTAACACTTCGATTAATTCTTAATCCTGAAAGGTGTGCTCGCTTAGCGAGTCAAAGAGGAGCTTTAAGAGGAGATTTACCGACTTTTTCGGAGATAACGAAGGAAATGAATAAACGTCTTTGGAAAAAAGCTGAAATTATTGAAAACATGAGTTACTATTCACAAATTGACCGAATGGTTGCCACGCAATATCTCGATTATTTGATGAAATTGGCGAACAGTAAAGAAGCTACAATTGAAGTTCGCATGAATGCCTATGCTGCTATTGAAGATATAAAAGTTTGGCTTTCGGGTAAATTATCTGATGGGGGTGGTTTTGCAAGATTGACTTTATTAAAAATTAAACAATTTGAAGAAAACCCTGAGGCGGTCATTCCATCTACTCCTTTGACTCCGCCAGATGGTCAACCAATTGAATCTGGCTACGATTGGTTAGGTACTGAATGTGAATGGTAA
- a CDS encoding DUF3298 and DUF4163 domain-containing protein, with product MKKLTLLFISFVCILTLNSCQKKNENQNNEISASEIKVDSITFKIETPKKVSKEGDTLFASFKVKFPKFIGGDASIIGKINGQIEQMVKDQVYSLEDSVQTQKVGTIEEIAQSFIKEYKTYNEENADIPLGVGWEYEGSGDTLLISSKVISIYYSVYSFLGGAHGNFYTTYMNFNAQTGDLLKLTDIVSDTTALKKIAELKFEKTQKAFAKDNDFEYNKEDYFWGSPFFLPKNIAITKSGLSFLYNPYEAAAYAIGAIYFELTWQELGTLVKKEIR from the coding sequence ATGAAAAAACTAACTCTATTATTTATCTCTTTCGTTTGCATTTTAACCTTAAATTCGTGTCAAAAGAAAAACGAAAACCAAAACAATGAAATTTCTGCAAGTGAAATCAAAGTAGACAGTATCACATTTAAAATCGAAACCCCAAAAAAAGTTAGTAAAGAGGGTGACACCTTATTTGCCTCATTCAAAGTAAAATTTCCCAAATTTATTGGTGGCGATGCAAGCATTATTGGTAAAATAAATGGTCAAATTGAGCAAATGGTAAAAGACCAAGTTTATAGCTTAGAAGATAGTGTTCAAACCCAAAAAGTAGGCACGATTGAAGAAATAGCCCAAAGTTTTATAAAGGAATACAAAACTTATAATGAAGAAAATGCCGATATTCCCCTTGGTGTTGGTTGGGAATATGAAGGCTCGGGAGATACACTTTTAATCTCATCAAAAGTCATTTCTATTTATTACAGCGTTTATTCATTTTTAGGTGGAGCTCACGGTAATTTTTATACCACTTATATGAACTTTAATGCCCAAACAGGCGATTTACTAAAACTAACCGACATAGTTTCTGATACAACCGCATTAAAAAAAATTGCCGAGTTGAAATTTGAGAAAACACAAAAAGCCTTTGCCAAGGACAATGATTTTGAGTACAATAAAGAAGATTACTTCTGGGGAAGCCCATTCTTTTTACCAAAAAATATAGCTATTACGAAATCGGGGCTTTCATTTTTATATAATCCTTATGAGGCAGCAGCTTATGCAATTGGAGCAATTTATTTCGAATTAACTTGGCAAGAATTAGGGACTTTGGTCAAAAAAGAAATTCGGTAA
- a CDS encoding alpha-L-fucosidase, protein MKKILLVLFITNLVFAQAPKPFGATPSPDQLKWHDMEYYAFIHFGPNSFTDKEWGDGTEKEEVFNPTQLDCRQWARVCKAAGMKGIILTAKHHDGFALFPSKYSTHTVRESKWRNGKGDVLKELSAVCKEYGLKMGLYISPWDRNHPTYGTPEYNQVYVNMLKEITTQYGDLFEVWFDGANGEGPNGKKQVYDFPLFNKTVKTYQPHALIFSDAGPDIRWVGNENGFAGETCWSTINGDKLFPAYDKPAHLNVGDENGTHWIPAECDVSIRPGWFYHKNEDGKVKTPMQLLDIWNKSVGRGSNLLLNIPVDGRGLIHENDEKSLMEFKKLREQYFGNNLMKAGTYTKNFSKDTYDITLTKPQTFNCFVVQEDIRYGQRVKKFYVQAKENGQWKNLTFATTIGHKRIVYFPRTTAKELRIVFDEAFAKPIISKVELYNTPE, encoded by the coding sequence ATGAAAAAAATCCTCCTTGTACTTTTCATTACAAACCTTGTTTTTGCACAAGCCCCCAAACCATTTGGAGCAACGCCATCACCTGACCAGCTTAAATGGCACGATATGGAATATTATGCCTTTATTCACTTTGGCCCAAATTCATTTACTGATAAAGAATGGGGAGATGGCACGGAAAAAGAAGAAGTATTTAACCCAACTCAACTTGATTGCCGTCAATGGGCAAGAGTTTGTAAAGCTGCGGGAATGAAAGGAATCATTTTAACTGCCAAACACCACGATGGATTTGCACTTTTTCCGAGTAAATACTCTACACATACCGTTCGTGAATCAAAATGGAGAAACGGAAAGGGAGATGTTTTAAAAGAACTTTCGGCAGTTTGTAAGGAATATGGACTAAAAATGGGACTATATATATCTCCATGGGATAGAAACCACCCAACTTATGGTACACCTGAATACAACCAAGTTTATGTAAATATGCTTAAAGAAATTACTACTCAATACGGTGATTTATTTGAAGTATGGTTCGATGGAGCAAACGGCGAAGGCCCAAATGGGAAGAAACAAGTATATGATTTTCCGTTGTTTAATAAAACTGTAAAAACGTATCAACCACATGCATTGATTTTTAGCGATGCGGGTCCTGATATACGTTGGGTTGGAAATGAAAACGGATTTGCGGGCGAAACTTGTTGGTCAACCATTAATGGTGATAAACTTTTCCCTGCTTATGATAAGCCTGCCCATTTGAATGTAGGTGATGAGAATGGCACGCATTGGATTCCTGCAGAATGTGATGTATCTATTCGTCCGGGCTGGTTTTACCATAAAAACGAAGATGGCAAAGTAAAAACACCCATGCAATTATTAGATATTTGGAATAAATCGGTGGGTCGAGGTTCAAATCTTTTATTAAATATTCCAGTAGATGGCCGTGGATTGATTCATGAAAATGATGAAAAATCATTGATGGAATTTAAAAAATTGCGTGAACAATACTTTGGCAATAACTTAATGAAAGCAGGTACTTATACAAAAAACTTCAGCAAAGACACCTACGATATTACCCTTACAAAACCACAAACTTTCAATTGTTTTGTTGTACAAGAAGATATCCGTTATGGACAAAGAGTTAAAAAGTTTTATGTTCAAGCCAAAGAAAATGGTCAATGGAAAAACTTAACTTTTGCTACTACTATTGGGCATAAACGAATTGTTTACTTCCCACGTACAACGGCCAAAGAACTTAGAATTGTATTTGATGAAGCTTTTGCTAAACCAATCATTTCAAAAGTAGAATTGTATAATACGCCTGAGTAA
- a CDS encoding endonuclease/exonuclease/phosphatase family protein — protein MKHTFIICSLFMVSFATFAQKKTPINVATYNLRLNVASDGINAWPNRKELVKALIKFHEFDIFGTQEGFRMQLDGIAELPEYAFTGNGRDDGKQGGEHSSIFYRKDRFKLIESGDFWLRETPETPGKGWDATCCNRICSWGKFKDLKTKKSFYFFNVHFDHQGVVARRESGKLMVKKIQEIAKDATVICTGDFNSTPETEQIQIMQTLLNDTFQVTQNPPYGPVGTFNGFKFDAPLQNRIDYIFTSKNIDVLKYGVLTDSYEQRYPSDHQPVVAKIVVN, from the coding sequence ATGAAACACACTTTCATTATTTGCTCACTTTTCATGGTGAGTTTTGCCACTTTTGCCCAGAAAAAAACACCAATTAATGTTGCCACTTATAATTTAAGGTTGAATGTTGCTAGCGATGGAATCAATGCTTGGCCTAACCGAAAAGAGTTGGTAAAAGCTCTCATTAAATTTCATGAATTTGATATTTTTGGCACACAAGAAGGTTTTAGAATGCAATTAGATGGCATTGCAGAACTACCAGAATATGCGTTTACGGGAAATGGTAGAGATGATGGTAAACAAGGTGGCGAACATTCATCTATCTTTTACAGGAAAGACCGTTTTAAACTAATAGAATCTGGAGACTTTTGGTTGAGAGAAACGCCCGAAACCCCAGGGAAAGGTTGGGATGCTACTTGTTGTAACAGAATTTGTTCGTGGGGAAAATTCAAAGATTTAAAAACCAAAAAGTCGTTTTATTTCTTCAATGTACATTTCGACCACCAAGGCGTAGTAGCACGCCGTGAATCTGGTAAATTGATGGTGAAGAAAATTCAAGAAATTGCTAAAGATGCAACGGTGATTTGCACAGGTGACTTTAATTCAACACCTGAAACGGAGCAAATTCAAATTATGCAAACTTTATTAAATGATACCTTTCAAGTAACTCAAAATCCACCTTACGGGCCTGTGGGTACTTTCAATGGCTTTAAATTTGATGCTCCACTTCAAAATAGGATTGATTATATTTTTACAAGTAAAAATATTGATGTGCTAAAATATGGCGTTTTAACCGATTCTTATGAGCAACGCTATCCGTCTGACCATCAGCCTGTTGTGGCAAAGATTGTAGTGAATTAA
- a CDS encoding GNAT family N-acetyltransferase: MIETERLKLQPLTYEQLMKYSALDFSLEEDLNLEKSTRSISPELREALEYAIIPNVADESKNYLFSTLWTIILKESNKMVGDICFKGEPSIDGEIEISYGTHFDFRRKGYMSEAVAAMITWAKTQTNVLKVSANTEKNNLSSQRVLRNNSFTPINEADGFIYWEIKVG; this comes from the coding sequence ATGATAGAAACTGAACGTTTAAAACTACAACCATTAACCTACGAACAGTTAATGAAATATAGTGCTCTAGATTTTTCATTAGAAGAAGATTTAAACCTTGAAAAATCGACTCGAAGTATCTCTCCCGAACTTCGTGAGGCACTAGAATATGCAATAATTCCGAACGTAGCTGATGAATCAAAAAACTACCTCTTCTCTACACTTTGGACAATCATTTTGAAGGAAAGTAATAAAATGGTTGGTGATATTTGCTTTAAAGGCGAACCAAGCATTGATGGAGAAATTGAAATTAGTTATGGCACACATTTCGACTTTAGAAGAAAAGGATACATGAGCGAAGCAGTAGCCGCGATGATTACTTGGGCAAAAACTCAGACTAACGTATTGAAAGTTTCAGCGAATACAGAAAAAAATAACCTTTCATCTCAACGTGTACTACGAAACAATAGTTTTACGCCAATCAATGAAGCTGATGGATTTATTTACTGGGAAATAAAGGTAGGATGA
- a CDS encoding transglutaminase family protein: MKYKLRHKTVYTYVNPVDNYQSVLCLEPLNLPIQSCQNFELAIDPHPTKIHARTDYFGNTQHYFSLHESHQLLQVIASSDIEILPKNTPRISLITCEEAIERFKKENHLKTLVLQYQLPSPFIKWDEEVRAFAETCLQAKTPLFEAVSKLSAKIFHEFQFKSGFTSVNTPLKTVLKERKGVCQDFSHLAIACLRSVGLAARYVSGYIETLPPPGKPKLQGSDASHAWISVYIPDMGWCEFDPTNNLIPKDKHIITAYGRDYSDVAPLKGIIFSSGEHRVSVEVDVIRV; the protein is encoded by the coding sequence ATGAAATATAAGCTAAGACATAAAACCGTCTATACTTATGTAAATCCTGTTGATAACTATCAAAGTGTGCTTTGCTTAGAACCCTTGAATTTGCCGATTCAAAGCTGTCAGAACTTTGAATTAGCAATTGACCCTCACCCAACTAAAATACACGCAAGAACCGATTATTTCGGCAACACACAACATTATTTTTCTTTGCATGAATCTCATCAATTATTACAAGTCATTGCAAGCAGTGATATTGAGATTTTACCAAAAAATACACCACGCATTAGTTTAATAACTTGCGAAGAGGCTATTGAAAGATTTAAGAAAGAAAATCATCTTAAAACCTTGGTTTTACAATATCAGCTTCCAAGTCCATTTATAAAATGGGATGAAGAAGTAAGGGCTTTTGCCGAAACCTGTTTACAAGCAAAAACGCCTCTTTTCGAAGCTGTCAGTAAACTTTCTGCCAAAATTTTTCATGAATTTCAGTTTAAATCAGGTTTTACAAGCGTAAATACACCTTTAAAAACTGTTTTAAAAGAACGCAAAGGGGTTTGTCAAGATTTTTCACATTTGGCCATTGCTTGCCTACGTAGTGTGGGTCTGGCAGCTCGATATGTAAGTGGATACATCGAAACTTTGCCCCCTCCCGGCAAACCTAAACTACAAGGTTCAGATGCTTCCCACGCTTGGATTTCGGTATATATCCCTGATATGGGTTGGTGTGAGTTTGATCCAACGAATAATTTAATTCCCAAAGATAAACATATTATTACGGCATACGGCCGTGACTATTCAGATGTTGCTCCCTTAAAAGGTATCATTTTTAGTTCAGGTGAGCACCGCGTTAGTGTAGAAGTTGATGTAATTCGGGTATAA
- a CDS encoding circularly permuted type 2 ATP-grasp protein yields the protein MTENLSLSLLNTYKSSLNSYDEVIDHNGQVKPHWKTLFDTLESIGIEGLEQRNEEIISKLKENGVTYNVYNADNGSTRAWKLDPIPFLIHEKEWQQIEKGIKQRAQLLDLILKDIYGPQRLIKESIIPPELVFDNSGFLLPCFDIKQKLPNQLLIYACDMARGPDGKMWLLDNRTQSPSGSGYALENRTVMAKVFPELNKNIYRNRLSPYFNHLQQTVSTLGNLSNENPNVVFLTPGPGNETYFEHVYLSSYLGYTLVQGSDLLVRDGFVWLKSIDGLERVDVIIRRVDDEWCDPLELKQDSLLGIPGLLHVMRLGNVSVVNPPGASVVENYGLMAFMQNICKFLLDEPLIMNSVATWWCGQAKELEFVLNNLHRLIIKKANRKQGFKSRYGRLLSKSELEELRLMILQNPKDFVAQEEVSLSTTPSFIDGKIVPRFAAIRAFLVSDGTDYKVMQGGLTRSSPIKDKFVISNQLGGLSKDTWIVTDAPSEYYERVVVRKNTTNLHNQSLTSRNAENLFWVGRMFERTMSLTSFLKIVLDRLNENVNDKGQKRQEYLVVLLKSLTHLTITYPGFANEEDDSLLENPEPELFSLIADTRKAGSVAYNIVSLLRTANQVSEKWNADTRRILNLIEDNLQSFRDSHSIIQLSHGLDRLYTRLFAFHGNIFETLPRDNGFYLLEAGKTIERILSLISVLRSAFSFKNNDEVETVIMEAVLENHHLLAQYRHIYKSHWSLVAVLNMVLLETNLPFTLSYLLDSLSSYLEKLPKGIEPNRLNIAQRNVLEASTLVKLFDAESMLNVDKDTQYRPELDKTLEQVYDLISKVTGNLTSLYFNHSVIQHSLLETIEKRDSDEI from the coding sequence ATGACAGAAAATTTATCTTTGAGCCTGCTCAATACATATAAAAGTTCGCTAAACTCTTACGATGAGGTTATTGACCATAACGGTCAAGTAAAACCCCATTGGAAAACCCTTTTCGATACACTTGAGTCGATAGGTATTGAAGGGTTAGAGCAGCGTAATGAAGAAATCATAAGCAAGCTCAAAGAAAACGGTGTGACCTACAATGTGTATAATGCTGATAACGGAAGCACACGTGCATGGAAACTCGACCCTATTCCGTTCTTAATTCATGAGAAAGAATGGCAGCAAATTGAAAAAGGAATCAAACAAAGAGCTCAGCTACTTGATTTGATATTGAAAGATATTTATGGGCCTCAAAGACTCATAAAAGAGTCTATCATTCCTCCAGAACTTGTCTTTGATAATTCTGGTTTCCTCCTGCCATGTTTCGATATTAAGCAAAAACTACCCAATCAACTACTCATCTATGCCTGTGATATGGCACGTGGGCCAGATGGTAAGATGTGGTTATTGGATAATCGAACGCAATCACCTTCGGGTTCGGGGTATGCCCTTGAAAACCGTACGGTCATGGCAAAGGTCTTTCCAGAACTTAATAAAAATATCTATCGAAATCGGCTTTCTCCCTATTTTAATCATCTACAACAAACCGTTTCTACCTTAGGAAACCTTTCCAACGAAAACCCTAATGTGGTCTTTTTAACCCCGGGCCCAGGTAATGAAACTTATTTCGAACATGTTTATCTATCATCTTATTTAGGTTACACACTTGTACAAGGCAGTGATTTATTAGTACGAGATGGCTTTGTTTGGCTAAAATCTATTGATGGTTTAGAGAGAGTCGATGTAATTATTCGTCGTGTAGATGATGAATGGTGCGACCCCCTTGAGCTCAAACAAGATTCTCTTTTGGGAATTCCAGGCTTATTACACGTGATGCGTTTAGGGAATGTTTCAGTGGTTAATCCACCGGGGGCGAGTGTCGTAGAAAACTATGGTTTAATGGCCTTCATGCAGAACATTTGTAAGTTTTTGCTCGATGAACCACTAATCATGAACTCCGTGGCAACGTGGTGGTGTGGACAAGCCAAAGAACTTGAATTTGTCCTTAACAACCTCCATAGACTCATCATTAAAAAAGCCAATAGAAAACAAGGGTTTAAATCGCGTTATGGCCGTTTACTTAGTAAATCAGAACTTGAAGAACTACGCTTAATGATTCTACAAAATCCTAAGGATTTTGTGGCTCAAGAAGAAGTAAGCCTTTCAACAACTCCTTCATTTATTGATGGAAAAATTGTGCCCCGTTTTGCAGCTATCAGAGCATTTTTGGTTTCGGATGGAACTGACTATAAAGTCATGCAAGGCGGGCTTACTCGTAGCTCTCCAATAAAAGATAAATTTGTCATTTCTAATCAATTAGGTGGGTTATCAAAAGATACTTGGATAGTTACAGATGCTCCGAGTGAATATTATGAAAGAGTGGTTGTGCGAAAAAACACTACAAACCTTCATAATCAATCACTTACGAGCAGAAATGCCGAAAATTTATTTTGGGTTGGGAGAATGTTTGAGCGAACCATGTCATTGACAAGTTTCTTAAAAATCGTACTCGACCGCCTCAACGAAAACGTAAATGATAAAGGTCAGAAGCGTCAAGAATACTTAGTAGTTTTACTGAAATCGCTTACTCACCTAACTATTACTTACCCAGGCTTTGCCAATGAAGAAGATGATTCTCTTTTAGAAAACCCTGAGCCAGAATTGTTTAGCCTTATTGCCGATACCCGAAAAGCGGGTTCAGTTGCTTACAATATAGTTTCTCTTTTACGTACGGCCAATCAAGTAAGTGAAAAATGGAATGCCGATACTCGTCGAATTTTAAATTTAATTGAAGATAATCTACAATCATTCCGAGATTCTCACAGTATTATACAATTAAGCCATGGTCTCGACCGTCTTTATACACGATTATTTGCTTTTCATGGCAATATTTTCGAGACCTTACCACGAGATAATGGTTTTTATTTACTTGAAGCAGGTAAAACAATCGAAAGAATACTTTCACTTATTTCGGTACTTCGCTCAGCATTTAGTTTTAAAAATAATGATGAGGTAGAAACTGTCATCATGGAGGCTGTACTCGAAAATCATCATTTATTGGCACAATATCGACATATTTATAAGTCGCATTGGAGTTTAGTTGCAGTGCTTAATATGGTTTTATTGGAAACTAATTTACCTTTTACACTTTCTTACTTACTTGATTCGTTATCAAGTTATTTAGAAAAATTGCCTAAAGGTATTGAACCTAATCGTCTGAACATCGCCCAACGTAATGTACTAGAAGCCAGCACATTAGTAAAACTATTTGATGCAGAAAGTATGCTCAACGTGGATAAAGACACCCAATATCGACCAGAATTAGACAAAACTTTAGAACAAGTTTATGACCTAATTTCAAAAGTAACAGGAAATCTAACGAGCCTTTACTTCAACCATTCGGTGATACAACATTCACTATTAGAAACCATAGAAAAACGAGATTCTGATGAAATATAA